A single uncultured Methanobrevibacter sp. DNA region contains:
- a CDS encoding nucleotide sugar dehydrogenase yields MKVCIMGQGYIGLPTAALFSRSHCEVVGVDINEEIVNNLNKGIIHIEEPGISDIIRQSVKKNTYKASLTPEKADAFIITVPTPYIVENYSCDLSYVITACETIVPLLEKGNTVIIESTIAPMSTDEVIKPIFENAGFEIGKDLYLAHCPERVLPGKILEELVHNDRIIGGVTPECSVKASEVYGQFVEGYLMLTEAKTAELSKCMENTFRDVNIALANELAKICAEIGVNALDVIKMANKHPRVNLHSPGPGVGGHCLAIDPYFIYAKAPETAKIIKLARDTNNSMPAFVCKYVRKIIPDGKIAVLGVSYKGNTGDDRESPAYEIIAELEENGYELSIHDPHIERDNFVSFAEAVDGAKLILILCDHKEFKHPDYKLISEKMENPIIFDTKDIIHKVPDDVKLYNYGNLYTL; encoded by the coding sequence ATGAAAGTATGTATTATGGGTCAAGGATATATCGGGCTTCCAACAGCCGCTCTTTTCAGCAGAAGCCATTGCGAAGTTGTTGGAGTAGATATAAACGAGGAAATTGTAAACAACCTGAATAAGGGAATTATTCATATAGAAGAACCGGGAATATCAGACATTATCAGACAATCCGTTAAGAAAAATACATACAAAGCTTCACTAACTCCTGAAAAAGCTGACGCTTTTATCATCACTGTTCCTACACCATATATTGTTGAAAACTACAGCTGCGATTTAAGCTATGTTATCACAGCATGCGAAACTATTGTTCCACTTTTGGAAAAGGGAAATACAGTAATTATTGAATCTACAATAGCTCCAATGTCAACTGATGAGGTAATAAAACCTATTTTTGAAAATGCAGGTTTTGAAATTGGAAAAGACCTATATCTTGCACATTGTCCTGAAAGAGTGCTTCCAGGTAAAATTTTAGAGGAACTGGTTCACAATGACCGTATTATCGGTGGAGTAACACCGGAGTGCAGCGTTAAAGCAAGTGAAGTTTACGGACAATTCGTTGAAGGCTATCTGATGCTTACAGAAGCAAAAACTGCAGAGCTTTCAAAATGTATGGAAAATACATTCAGAGACGTCAATATTGCACTTGCAAATGAACTTGCAAAAATCTGTGCAGAAATCGGAGTAAACGCACTGGACGTTATCAAAATGGCAAACAAGCATCCTAGAGTTAACCTGCATTCACCAGGACCTGGTGTTGGCGGACACTGCCTTGCAATTGATCCGTATTTCATATATGCAAAGGCACCTGAAACCGCTAAAATAATAAAACTGGCCCGTGATACCAACAATTCCATGCCAGCATTTGTCTGCAAATACGTAAGAAAAATTATTCCTGACGGCAAAATTGCAGTACTCGGAGTTTCTTACAAAGGAAATACAGGTGATGACAGGGAAAGTCCTGCTTATGAAATAATCGCTGAGCTTGAAGAAAACGGTTATGAACTTTCAATTCACGACCCTCACATTGAAAGGGATAATTTTGTAAGTTTTGCTGAAGCTGTAGACGGTGCAAAATTAATACTCATCTTATGTGACCACAAAGAGTTCAAACATCCGGATTATAAGTTAATCAGCGAAAAAATGGAAAATCCTATTATTTTTGATACAAAAGATATTATCCATAAAGTGCCTGATGATGTGAAGCTTTACAACTATGGCAATCTGTACACACTTTAA
- a CDS encoding barstar family protein, which translates to MQLDGEMIKEKGHDYIAEVLNFPDYYGKNLDALYDCLTEIECEIQLVNAGAVDKDIVDTFKDAAIENEFLKFESFP; encoded by the coding sequence ATGCAGCTTGATGGCGAAATGATTAAAGAAAAGGGGCATGACTATATTGCTGAAGTGCTGAATTTTCCGGATTACTATGGAAAAAACCTGGATGCGTTATATGACTGTCTTACCGAAATCGAATGTGAAATCCAACTTGTCAATGCCGGTGCCGTTGATAAGGATATTGTTGACACATTCAAGGATGCGGCCATTGAAAATGAATTTTTGAAATTTGAAAGTTTTCCATAA
- the rfbD gene encoding dTDP-4-dehydrorhamnose reductase — MKILITGSNGMLGHDLEKVLKDNHELVLTTSKTLDITDKDKTIDFIVECKPDVVINSAAYTDVDGCETNQDLAYAVNGDGVRNLALACKQIDCPLVHVSTDYVFDGTAREPIAEDGEIGPISIYGKSKLKGEEAIQEILDKYFIVRTAWLYGINGKNFPKTMLELAENHPEITVVYDEVGTPTYTPDLAYGISQLIETDYYGIYHLTNSGSCSWCEFARYIFEIAERDVKVIPVTASEFSRPAPRPSYSVLKNEKWVENGFEPLRDYKEAIKEYIELIK; from the coding sequence ATGAAGATTTTAATTACAGGTTCCAATGGAATGTTGGGCCACGACCTGGAGAAAGTTTTAAAGGACAATCATGAATTGGTTTTAACTACTTCAAAAACATTGGATATCACAGATAAGGATAAGACTATAGATTTTATAGTTGAATGCAAACCTGATGTTGTAATCAACTCTGCAGCATATACCGATGTGGACGGATGTGAAACCAATCAGGATCTTGCCTATGCAGTCAATGGGGATGGTGTCAGAAACCTTGCCCTTGCATGCAAGCAGATTGACTGTCCGCTTGTTCATGTAAGTACAGATTACGTATTTGATGGAACAGCAAGAGAGCCAATAGCTGAAGACGGCGAAATAGGGCCTATCAGCATTTACGGCAAAAGCAAACTTAAAGGGGAAGAGGCCATCCAGGAAATACTGGACAAGTATTTCATTGTGAGAACCGCATGGCTATATGGAATAAACGGAAAGAACTTCCCGAAAACAATGCTGGAACTGGCTGAAAACCATCCGGAAATTACAGTTGTCTATGATGAGGTCGGAACACCGACTTACACTCCGGATTTGGCTTATGGTATTTCCCAGCTGATTGAAACTGATTATTACGGTATTTATCATTTAACTAATTCCGGAAGCTGTTCATGGTGTGAATTTGCAAGATACATTTTTGAAATTGCCGAAAGGGATGTTAAAGTAATTCCCGTTACAGCATCTGAGTTTTCAAGACCTGCTCCAAGGCCAAGTTATTCAGTATTGAAAAATGAAAAATGGGTTGAAAACGGATTTGAACCTTTAAGGGATTATAAAGAAGCTATTAAAGAATATATTGAGTTGATTAAATGA
- the rfbC gene encoding dTDP-4-dehydrorhamnose 3,5-epimerase: protein MGKFKFTDLEIEGMFTVEPTVFEDNRGYFMESYNENDFKEAGHDLTFVQDNQSKSSKGVLRGLHLQVNYPQGKLVRVIKGEVFDVGVDLRADSPTYGKWAGAILSEENKKQLYIPPKFAHGFVVLSDEAEFQYKCTEFYHGEDESGIMWNDEDIAIDWPIDDIDEIILSDKDKQWKTLKESQIKYE from the coding sequence ATGGGAAAATTTAAATTTACTGATTTGGAAATCGAAGGAATGTTTACAGTTGAACCTACTGTCTTTGAGGACAACAGGGGATACTTTATGGAATCTTATAATGAAAATGATTTTAAAGAAGCAGGCCATGATTTGACCTTTGTTCAGGATAATCAATCAAAATCTTCAAAAGGAGTCCTGAGAGGCCTTCATCTGCAGGTAAATTATCCTCAGGGCAAACTTGTTCGTGTTATAAAAGGCGAAGTCTTTGATGTGGGTGTTGATTTAAGGGCAGATTCACCTACATACGGAAAATGGGCAGGAGCTATTTTATCTGAAGAGAATAAAAAGCAATTGTACATCCCTCCAAAATTTGCTCATGGTTTTGTAGTTTTATCCGATGAAGCGGAATTCCAGTACAAATGCACAGAATTCTACCATGGTGAAGATGAAAGCGGCATAATGTGGAATGACGAGGATATTGCAATTGACTGGCCGATTGATGATATTGATGAAATAATTCTTTCAGATAAGGACAAGCAGTGGAAAACCCTTAAGGAATCTCAAATTAAATATGAGTGA
- the rfbB gene encoding dTDP-glucose 4,6-dehydratase — translation MTKILVTGGAGFIGSNFVRYMVNKYSEYEIVNLDALTYCGNLENLKDIENHDNYSFVKGDIRDKEVVDDLVRQCDYVINFAAESHVDRSIEDPEIFIKSNVLGTQTLLNAAKEFGVEKYIQISTDEVYGTLGPEGYFTETTPLQPNSPYSASKAGGDLITRAYGETFDLPINITRCSNNYGPYQFPEKLIPLMISNALEDKKLPIYGDGKNIRDWLHVHDHCVAIDLVMHEGKLGEVYNIGGNNEKQNIEIVKLILKELGKDESLIEFVTDRLGHDRRYAIDSTKIQNDLGWSPSYTFETGIVETIQWYLDNQDWTSQVKSGDYQKYYEKMYGNR, via the coding sequence ATGACAAAAATACTTGTTACTGGAGGAGCAGGGTTTATAGGAAGCAATTTCGTAAGGTACATGGTTAATAAGTATTCAGAATACGAGATTGTTAATCTGGATGCACTCACTTACTGCGGAAACCTTGAAAACTTAAAGGATATTGAAAATCATGACAACTATTCATTTGTCAAAGGAGATATCAGGGATAAGGAAGTTGTTGATGATTTGGTTAGGCAGTGTGACTATGTGATAAATTTTGCCGCTGAAAGCCATGTCGACAGAAGCATAGAAGATCCTGAAATCTTTATTAAATCCAATGTTTTGGGCACACAGACACTTTTGAATGCGGCAAAGGAATTCGGTGTTGAAAAATACATCCAGATTTCAACCGACGAGGTCTACGGAACATTAGGTCCTGAAGGCTATTTTACAGAAACAACTCCTCTTCAGCCTAACAGTCCATATTCTGCTTCAAAAGCAGGAGGGGATTTGATTACAAGGGCATATGGTGAAACATTTGATTTGCCGATTAACATTACTCGATGCTCAAATAATTACGGTCCTTATCAGTTTCCAGAAAAACTGATTCCTCTGATGATTTCAAATGCGCTGGAAGACAAAAAACTCCCGATTTACGGTGACGGTAAAAATATCAGGGACTGGCTCCATGTCCATGACCACTGTGTAGCAATTGATTTGGTAATGCATGAAGGTAAACTTGGAGAAGTCTACAACATTGGCGGAAACAACGAAAAGCAAAACATCGAAATCGTCAAACTGATTTTAAAAGAATTGGGTAAGGATGAGTCATTGATAGAATTTGTCACAGACAGGTTAGGCCACGACAGACGTTATGCTATAGATTCAACAAAAATCCAAAATGATTTGGGATGGAGTCCTTCATATACTTTTGAAACAGGTATTGTTGAAACAATCCAATGGTATTTGGACAATCAGGACTGGACCAGTCAGGTTAAAAGTGGAGATTATCAGAAATATTATGAGAAAATGTATGGCAACAGGTAA
- a CDS encoding ribonuclease domain-containing protein: MNKKLVLIIALVIALFTIGSVSAGFFDFFKFGDDSSSVKVDENGQYCTVDEVAAYIKQYHKLPSNYITKKEAQALGWHGGPLKDYAPGKSIGGDTFTNRQHVLPDSDAKYIECDINANGTARGAERIVYNSGDFKVYYTSDHYNTFKEV; encoded by the coding sequence ATGAACAAGAAACTGGTATTAATCATCGCACTTGTCATTGCATTGTTTACAATAGGCAGCGTAAGTGCGGGATTTTTTGATTTTTTTAAGTTCGGCGATGATTCATCTTCCGTTAAAGTTGATGAAAATGGCCAATACTGTACTGTAGATGAGGTTGCTGCATACATTAAGCAGTATCATAAGCTTCCAAGCAACTATATAACCAAAAAAGAGGCACAGGCTCTCGGATGGCATGGCGGACCTCTTAAAGATTATGCTCCCGGAAAAAGTATAGGTGGGGATACATTTACCAACCGCCAGCATGTGCTTCCCGACAGTGATGCAAAATACATTGAATGCGACATTAACGCAAATGGAACCGCTCGCGGAGCCGAAAGAATTGTTTACAATTCCGGTGATTTTAAGGTCTACTACACTTCAGACCACTACAACACATTCAAAGAGGTTTAA
- the rfbA gene encoding glucose-1-phosphate thymidylyltransferase RfbA produces the protein MKGIVLAGGSGTRLYPITKAVSKQLLPLYDKPMIYYPISVLMLAGIREILIISTPRDLPMFKDLLGDGSSFGVEFSYEVQENPNGLAEAFIVGEEFIGDDNVALILGDNIFHGHRFTEILKRAKDLKEGAVIFGYYTNNPEAFGVVEFDDEWNVLSIEEKPEKPKSNYIVPGLYFYDNDVIEIAKNVKPSDRGELEITSVNEEYLKRGKLKVELLGRGMAWLDTGTHEGLLEASNFIETIQKRQGLYIACLEEIAYLKGYINDEELLNTANELKKTDYGQYLFNLVKK, from the coding sequence ATGAAAGGTATAGTACTTGCAGGTGGTTCTGGGACCCGTCTTTATCCTATTACAAAAGCGGTTTCAAAGCAGTTATTGCCTTTATATGATAAACCTATGATTTATTATCCAATATCCGTTCTTATGCTTGCGGGTATCAGGGAAATTTTAATCATATCAACTCCCCGTGATTTACCGATGTTTAAGGATTTGCTGGGTGACGGAAGCAGTTTCGGTGTTGAATTTTCATATGAAGTTCAGGAAAATCCTAATGGCCTTGCAGAAGCATTCATTGTTGGTGAAGAATTCATTGGCGATGACAATGTTGCTTTGATTTTAGGAGACAACATCTTCCACGGTCACAGATTTACTGAAATCCTTAAAAGGGCTAAAGACTTGAAAGAAGGTGCTGTCATTTTCGGATACTACACCAATAATCCTGAAGCTTTTGGAGTAGTTGAATTCGATGATGAATGGAACGTTTTATCAATTGAGGAAAAACCGGAAAAACCTAAATCAAATTATATTGTACCTGGCCTTTATTTTTATGATAATGATGTGATTGAGATAGCTAAAAATGTAAAGCCTTCAGACAGGGGCGAACTTGAGATTACATCAGTCAATGAAGAGTATCTGAAACGTGGAAAGCTTAAAGTTGAACTTCTGGGAAGAGGTATGGCTTGGCTTGATACAGGTACTCATGAAGGACTTTTGGAAGCTTCAAACTTCATAGAAACTATTCAAAAAAGACAAGGATTATATATTGCCTGTCTTGAAGAGATAGCTTATCTTAAAGGATACATCAATGATGAAGAGCTGCTTAATACAGCTAATGAACTTAAAAAAACTGATTATGGGCAATACTTGTTTAATCTAGTTAAAAAGTGA